One Oryza brachyantha chromosome 3, ObraRS2, whole genome shotgun sequence DNA segment encodes these proteins:
- the LOC102710283 gene encoding cytochrome c oxidase subunit 6b-1-like, whose product MAAEPKAPSLAEEYSLPPQEAPVEKAVEDKPQEAESIPVTNDETPQPDETETAVEVNSETSEAADKSEAEETNPAAEETTETAEEETEEKPEIKIETAPADFRFPTTNQTRHCFTRYVEYHRCVAAKGEDAPECDKFAKYYRSLCPGEWVERWNEQRENGTFPGPL is encoded by the exons GAATATTCACTTCCACCACAGGAAGCCCCAGTTGAAAAGGCAGTCGAGGATAAGCCCCAGGAGGCTGAAAGTATTCCTGTAACGAATGATGAAACCCCTCAACCTGATGAGACTGAAACAGCTGTGGAAGTGAACTCTGAAACTTCGGAGGCTGCTGACAAGTCAGAAGCAGAAGAAACCAACCCTGCAGCAGAGGAAACAACGGAAACTGCTGAGGAAGAGACTGAGGAGAAACCAGAGATTAAG ATTGAAACAGCTCCAGCAGATTTCCGTTTCCCGACAACAAATCAAACAAGGCACTGTTTCACACGCTATGTTGAGTATCACAG GTGCGTAGCTGCGAAAGGGGAGGATGCTCCTGAATGtgataaatttgcaaaataCTATCGATCTCTTTGCCCAGGTGAATGG GTTGAGCGTTGGAACGAGCAACGGGAAAACGGCACCTTCCCTGGACCTCTGTAA
- the LOC102710569 gene encoding histone H3.3, with product MARTKQTARKSTGGKAPRKQLATKAARKSAPTTGGVKKPHRYRPGTVALREIRKYQKSTELLIRKLPFQRLVREIAQDFKTDLRFQSHAVLALQEAAEAYLVGLFEDTNLCAIHAKRVTIMPKDIQLARRIRGERA from the exons ATGGCCCGTACCAAGCAGACTGCTCGTAAATCCACAGGAGGAAAGGCACCCAGGAAGCAGCTTGCCACCAAG GCTGCACGTAAGTCTGCTCCCACCACTGGAGGAGTTAAGAAGCCCCACCGTTACCGCCCTGGAACTGTTGCCCTCCG TGAAATTCGCAAGTACCAGAAGAGCACTGAGCTTTTGATCAGGAAGCTGCCCTTCCAGAGGCTTGTTAGGGAAATCGCCCAGGACTTCAAG ACTGATCTGCGTTTCCAGAGCCATGCAGTCCTTGCCCTCCAGGAAGCTGCGGAGGCATACCTTGTTGGTCTCTTCGAGGACACCAACCTGTGCGCCATTCACGCCAAGCGCGTGACCATCATGCCAAAGGACATTCAGCTGGCCAGGAGGATTCGCGGTGAGAGGGCTTAA
- the LOC102702363 gene encoding uric acid degradation bifunctional protein TTL isoform X2: MATRGQLSVDDVLRVNGSRRFAAALAAASPFASLADARLAARRIWLNEVDVNGWLEAFAAHPAIGTTSSSVSKWCKEEQSAALSTATDSTAQELAEWNARYREKFGFVFMICASGRTAPEVLAELKRRYENRPIVELEGAAQEELKITELRLAKLFASEAVAPPPVVGGPIQSEKAAGSSNRTRPPITTHVLDVARGSPASGIEVHLEMWKDASAPPSFNNQDFNGWATVGSSVTNNDGRSGQLMDIVDRVAPGFYRISFNTSKYAPSGFFPYVSIIFEIKKNQTTEHFHVPLLHSPFSFTTYRGS, from the exons ATGGCCACGCGTGGGCAGCTGTCCGTCGACGACGTGCTGCGCGTGAACGGGAGCcgccgcttcgccgccgcgctggccgccgcctccccgttcgcctccctcgccgacgcccgcctcgccgcccgccgcatcTGGCTCAACGAG GTGGACGTGAATGGGTGGCTGGAGGCCTTCGCCGCGCACCCGGCCATcggcaccacctcctcctccgtctccaA GTGGTGCAAGGAGGAGCAATCGGCAGCGCTTTCAACTGCCACTGATTCAACCGCACAG GAGCTGGCAGAGTGGAATGCCAGGTACAGGGAGAAGTTCGGGTTTGTGTTCATGATATGCGCGTCTGGGAGGACTGCCCCTGAGGTCTTAGCTGAGCTTAAG AGGCGCTATGAAAATAGGCCAATTGTTGAACTTGAGGGTGCAGCACAGGAAGAGCTGAAGATAACTGAACTGCGTCTTGCTAAACTTTTTGCATCAGAGGCTGTTGCTCCTCCTCCAGTGGTGGGAGGTCCTATTCAATCGGAAAAAGCAGCAG GTAGCTCCAACCGAACTCGCCCTCCCATCACAACCCATGTTTTGGATGTTGCTCGTGGATCGCCAGCATCAGGGATCGAAGTTCACCTGGAGATGTGGAAGGATGCATCAGCACCCCCATCATTCAACAACCAAGATTTCAATGGGTGGGCGACTGTGGGCTCATCAGTTACGAACAATGATGGCCGCAGCGGTCAACTGATGGACATTGTCGACAGAGTGGCTCCTGGTTTCTACCGCATAAGTTTCAACACCAGCAAGTATGCACCTTCAGGGTTCTTCCCTTATGTGAGCATCATATTTGAGATAAAGAAGAACCAGACGACCGAGCATTTCCATGTCCCTCTGTTGCATTCTCCTTTTTCATTCACCACCTACCGTGGCAGCTAA
- the LOC102702363 gene encoding uric acid degradation bifunctional protein TTL isoform X1, with the protein MATRGQLSVDDVLRVNGSRRFAAALAAASPFASLADARLAARRIWLNEVDVNGWLEAFAAHPAIGTTSSSVSKWCKEEQSAALSTATDSTAQELAEWNARYREKFGFVFMICASGRTAPEVLAELKRRYENRPIVELEGAAQEELKITELRLAKLFASEAVAPPPVVGGPIQSEKAADRMRIIGAHLGALSQHSANKATELTGSSNRTRPPITTHVLDVARGSPASGIEVHLEMWKDASAPPSFNNQDFNGWATVGSSVTNNDGRSGQLMDIVDRVAPGFYRISFNTSKYAPSGFFPYVSIIFEIKKNQTTEHFHVPLLHSPFSFTTYRGS; encoded by the exons ATGGCCACGCGTGGGCAGCTGTCCGTCGACGACGTGCTGCGCGTGAACGGGAGCcgccgcttcgccgccgcgctggccgccgcctccccgttcgcctccctcgccgacgcccgcctcgccgcccgccgcatcTGGCTCAACGAG GTGGACGTGAATGGGTGGCTGGAGGCCTTCGCCGCGCACCCGGCCATcggcaccacctcctcctccgtctccaA GTGGTGCAAGGAGGAGCAATCGGCAGCGCTTTCAACTGCCACTGATTCAACCGCACAG GAGCTGGCAGAGTGGAATGCCAGGTACAGGGAGAAGTTCGGGTTTGTGTTCATGATATGCGCGTCTGGGAGGACTGCCCCTGAGGTCTTAGCTGAGCTTAAG AGGCGCTATGAAAATAGGCCAATTGTTGAACTTGAGGGTGCAGCACAGGAAGAGCTGAAGATAACTGAACTGCGTCTTGCTAAACTTTTTGCATCAGAGGCTGTTGCTCCTCCTCCAGTGGTGGGAGGTCCTATTCAATCGGAAAAAGCAGCAG ACCGCATGCGGATTATTGGAGCACATCTTGGAGCTCTGTCCCAGCATTCTGCCAATAAAGCTACTGAACTTACAGGTAGCTCCAACCGAACTCGCCCTCCCATCACAACCCATGTTTTGGATGTTGCTCGTGGATCGCCAGCATCAGGGATCGAAGTTCACCTGGAGATGTGGAAGGATGCATCAGCACCCCCATCATTCAACAACCAAGATTTCAATGGGTGGGCGACTGTGGGCTCATCAGTTACGAACAATGATGGCCGCAGCGGTCAACTGATGGACATTGTCGACAGAGTGGCTCCTGGTTTCTACCGCATAAGTTTCAACACCAGCAAGTATGCACCTTCAGGGTTCTTCCCTTATGTGAGCATCATATTTGAGATAAAGAAGAACCAGACGACCGAGCATTTCCATGTCCCTCTGTTGCATTCTCCTTTTTCATTCACCACCTACCGTGGCAGCTAA
- the LOC102702645 gene encoding E3 ubiquitin-protein ligase Os03g0188200-like, translating into MPPGNTTWRRRRCHRACVALLLATVARPASSQLFTPPPGADVAGAGGGGGGGGGASFNVATSLLFVGVVIALFLLGFFSAYLRRCSEAATAGHRRGVAAHASAAVAAAAAAAFASAGNGGRRRAGLNASAMEALPVLTYATARAVKAGRGALECAVCLAEFAEDGEKLRLLPGCCHVFHAACIDVWLAAHVTCPVCRADLADPAVAAAGHVLAADLAVQAEMPNHTVVNVETPEPTTEKDPLPVQQRPETAEERVDRYTLRLPERLKREIDEAKLLRRSVSAVTAPATASSGRWASAASRTMSAARPSRRWSALLRALSGPRWSDMDSGRRVAPLQTHATGTSHGGEGDVEVVVVQGDAGTDMEKYYAHSLTFAGFVIDGDVAAGDWNPEVFQVSTAVPAAAAPQR; encoded by the coding sequence ATGCCGCCGGGCAACACGAcgtggcgtcgccgccgctgccaccgcgCGTGCGTCGCCCTCCTGCTCGCCACCGTTGCCCGGCCGGCCTCGTCTCAGCTgttcacgccgccgcccggtgCCGACGTGGcgggggcgggcggcgggggaggaggaggagggggtgcGAGCTTTAATGTGGCGACGTCGCTCCTGTTCGTCGGGGTCGTCATCGCGCTCTTCTTGCTCGGGTTCTTCTCCGCCTACCTCCGGCGCTGCTCCGAGGCTgccaccgccggccaccgccgtggCGTCGCCGCGCACGCCAGCGCGGCCGTCGCGGCCGCAGCTGCGGCCGCGTTCGCGTCGGCGGGGaacggcgggaggaggcgcgcggggCTCAACGCCTCCGCGATGgaggcgctgccggtgctgacgtacgcgacggcgagggcagTGAAGGCCGGGCGCGGGGCGCTCGAGTGCGCGGTCTGCCTCGCCGAGTTCGCCGAGGACGGCGAGaagctccgcctcctccccggctGCTGCCACGTGTTCCACGCCGCGTGCATCGACGTGTGGCTCGCGGCGCACGTCACCTGCCCCGTGTGCCGCGCCGACCTCGCGGAccctgccgtcgccgccgccggccacgtcCTCGCCGCTGACCTCGCCGTTCAGGCGGAGATGCCCAATCACACGGTGGTGAACGTCGAGACACCGGAGCCCACGACCGAAAAGGACCCGCTGCCCGTTCAGCAGCGGCCGGAGACGGCGGAGGAGCGGGTGGACCGGTACACGCTGCGGCTGCCGGAGAGGCTGAAGAGGGAGATCGATGAGGCCAAGCTGCTCCGCAGGTCGGTGAGCGCGGTGACCGCGCCGGCGACCGCGTCCAGCGGGCGgtgggcgtcggcggcgtctCGGACAATGTCAGCGGCGCGTCCGAGCCGCCGTTGGTCGGCGCTCCTCCGTGCGTTATCCGGGCCGCGATGGAGCGACATGGACAGTGGCCGGAGGGTGGCGCCGCTGCAAACTCACGCCACCGGCACGAgccacggcggcgaaggggacgtcgaggtggtggtggtgcagggCGACGCGGGGACGGACATGGAGAAGTACTACGCGCACAGCCTCACGTTCGCCGGCTTCGTgatcgacggcgacgtcgccgccggcgactggAACCCCGAGGTGTTCCAGGTGTCCACAGCCgttccggccgccgcggcgccccaGCGATGA
- the LOC102711051 gene encoding phospholipase D alpha 1-like — protein MARMLLHGVIDAKILEADLSVTADGQLRPSRKTQMKKRVFSWIKKNLPFCSSRQTQQVENAVGLGPTAGKLYATVDIDKARVARTGMVASTGTPRWEESFHIYCAHDASDVVFTVKAENIVGATLIGRAYLPVVEVLRRMGAPPSDLWLPLRDENRSPLGGGDQIRVQLRFTDVAADPDSRWGAGVGSAAYQGVPRTFFPQRRGCLVRLYQDAHVAEGFAPRIQLAGRRFYEPRRCWEDVFDAITNARRIVYIAGWSVNTDVALVRDPRRPSGTLGELLKRKADQGVTVLLLVWDDRTSVGLGPIRRDGLMATHDEDTARYFQPSKVHCVLCPRNPDQGRSYVQDVETATMFTHHQKTVIVDGGGNPSANAPPGLVSFLGGIDLCDGRYDTQEHPLFRTLDTTHRGDFHQPNFPGASIDKGGPREPWHDIHCRVEGPAAWDVLDNFEQRWRKQAGEGKDKLLVYLDRNWAAREAASGDPESWNVQVFRSIDGGAAAGFPESPAGAAAAGLSSGKGAVFERSIQDAYIHAIRRARDFIYIENQYFLGCSYAWRSRDDDGDVLKVEAINALHLIPRELSLKIVSKIEAGERFAVYVVVPMWPEGVPESDSVQAILDWQRRTMEMMYNDVAVAIQAKGIRADPTDYLNFFCLGNRERFVPGEYTPPERPDPDSDYMRAQQARRFMIYVHAKMMIVDDEYIIVGSANINQRSMDGGRDTEIAMGGYQANYLASRNRPARGQVHGFRLALWQEHLGRAAAAASAGGDLLRPSSLACVRLVNEAAQRHWDMFASDATPREDLPGHLMAYPVRLTGDVKGTLVGKTETFPDTKAKVLGAKSGVLPPILTT, from the exons ATGGCACGGATGTTGCTGCACGGGGTGATCGACGCCAAGATCCTGGAGGCCGACCTGTCCGTGACGGCGGATGGGCAGCTGAGGCCGTCCCGGAAG ACCCAGATGAAGAAGAGGGTGTTCTCATGGATCAAGAAGAACCTGCCCTTCTGCAGCAGCCGTCAG ACGCAGCAGGTGGAGAACGCCGTCGGCCTCGGCCCGACGGCCGGCAAGCTGTACGCGACGGTGGACATCGACAAGGCGCGCGTCGCCCGGACGGGGATGGTGGCGTCGACCGGCACTCCGCGGTGGGAGGAGTCGTTCCACATCTACTGCGCGCACGACGCCAGCGACGTCGTCTTCACCGTCAAGGCCGAGAACATCGTCGGCGCCACGCTCATCGGCCGCGCGTACCTCCCCGTCGTCGAGGTCCTCCGGAGGATgggcgcgccgccgtctgACCTGTGGCTCCCCCTCCGCGACGAGAACCGCAgcccgctcggcggcggcgaccagaTACGCGTCCAGCTCCGGTtcaccgacgtcgccgccgacccgGATTCTCGCTggggcgccggcgtcgggaGCGCGGCGTACCAGGGCGTTCCCCGCACCTTCTTCCCGCAGCGCAGAGGATGCCTCGTCAGGCTGTACCAGGACGCGCATGTCGCCGAGGGCTTCGCGCCTCGCATCCAGCTCGCCGGGCGCAGGTTCTACGAGCCGCGCCGGTGCTGGGAGGACGTGTTCGACGCGATCACCAACGCCCGGAGGATAGTGTACATCGCCGGGTGGTCCGTCAACACGGACGTCGCGCTGGTGCGCGAcccgcggcggccgtcggGGACGCTCGGCGAGCTCCTCAAGAGGAAGGCCGACCAGGGCGTCACGGTGCTGTTGCTGGTGTGGGACGACCGGACGTCGGTGGGGCTCGGCCCGATCCGCCGCGACGGGTTGATGGCGACGCACGACGAGGACACGGCGAGGTACTTCCAACCCTCGAAGGTGCACTGCGTCCTCTGCCCGCGGAACCCCGACCAGGGCCGGAGCTACGTGCAGGACGTCGAGACGGCCACCATGTTCACGCACCACCAGAAGACGGTgatcgtcgacggcggcggcaacccgTCCGCGAACGCGCCGCCGGGGCTCGTGAGCTTCCTCGGCGGCATCGACCTGTGCGACGGGAGGTACGACACGCAGGAGCACCCGCTGTTCCGGACGCTCGACACCACCCACCGCGGCGACTTCCACCAGCCCAACTTCCCCGGCGCCTCCATCGACAAGGGCGGGCCGAGGGAGCCGTGGCATGACATACACTGCCGCGTCGAGGGCCCGGCGGCGTGGGACGTGCTCGACAACTTCGAGCAGCGGTGGCGCAAGCAGGCCGGCGAGGGCAAAGACAAGCTGCTGGTCTACCTCGACAGGAACTGGGCGGCGCGCGAAGCCGCCTCGGGCGACCCCGAGTCGTGGAACGTGCAGGTGTTCCGTtccatcgacggcggcgcggcggccgggttCCCAGAGAGCCCCGCCggtgccgcggcggccgggctgTCGTCGGGGAAGGGCGCCGTGTTCGAGCGCAGCATCCAGGACGCGTACATCCACGCGATCCGGCGCGCGCGGGACTTCATCTACATCGAGAACCAGTACTTCCTGGGGTGCTCCTACGCGTGGCGgagccgcgacgacgacggtgacgtctTGAAGGTGGAGGCGATCAACGCGCTGCACCTCATCCCCAGGGAGCTCTCCCTCAAGATCGTGAGCAAGATCGAGGCCGGCGAGCGGTTCGCCGTGTACGTGGTGGTGCCCATGTGGCCGGAGGGCGTGCCGGAGAGCGACTCCGTGCAGGCCATCCTCGACTGGCAGCGCCGCACCATGGAGATGATGTACaacgacgtcgccgtcgccatccagGCCAAGGGGATCCGCGCCGACCCCACGGACTACCTCAACTTCTTCTGCCTCGGCAACCGCGAGCGCTTCGTCCCCGGCGAGTACACGCCGCCGGAGCGCCCTGACCCCGACAGCGACTACATGAGGGCACAGCAGGCCAGGCGCTTCATGATCTACGTCCACGCCAAGATGATGATAG TCGACGACGAGTACATCATCGTGGGGTCGGCGAACATCAACCAGCGGTCCATGGACGGCGGCCGCGACACGGAGATCGCGATGGGCGGGTACCAGGCGAACTACCTGGCGTCGCGCAACCGGCCGGCGAGGGGCCAGGTGCACGGCTTCCGCCTCGCGCTGTGGCAGGAGCACctggggcgggcggcggcggcggcctccgccgGGGGCGACCTCCTCCGGCCGTCGAGCCTGGCGTGCGTGCGGCTGGTGAACGAGGCGGCACAGCGCCACTGGGACATGTTCGCGAGCGACGCGACGCCCAGGGAAGACCTTCCCGGACACCTCATGGCGTACCCGGTGCGCCTGACGGGCGACGTCAAGGGCACGCTCGTGGGGAAGACGGAGACCTTCCCGGACACCAAGGCGAAGGTGCTGGGTGCCAAGTCCGGCGTCCTTCCGCCCATCCTCACCACATGA